In the genome of Raphanus sativus cultivar WK10039 chromosome 4, ASM80110v3, whole genome shotgun sequence, one region contains:
- the LOC108850982 gene encoding type I inositol polyphosphate 5-phosphatase 8-like isoform X1, producing the protein MGKILKSRASWPGTVVRKWLNLRSNAYEFHSDYPVKGKMEPSQPRRKSCSDGDYYKIVPEKFPGCLGQENEGLKQQPGLIEHVTRADEKLDLKMFVGTWNVGGKSPHDGLELKDWLKSSTDADIYVLGFQEIVPLNAGNVLGAEDNGPATKWLSLIREALNNNNEDLSQNDLEISKNYRTSFELTKSSQPSRRSISNFPDENPVACNSTLDRGYSLAASKQMVGIFLCVWVRDDLQKRITNLKVSSVGRGIMGYLGNKGSISISMSLHETSLCFVCTHLTSGESEGDEVKRNLDVTEILKRTRFSRSSKDSHQPETIMDHDKVIWLGDLNYRLRASSDVYDHLRNRDWEALLEKDQLKIEQRAGRVFQGWEEGKIYFAPTYKYHINSDNYVAQTEKSKEKRRTPAWCDRILWKGDGIKQIWYTRGESRFSDHRPVQSLFSVHIDSIKNQSNRKTKPINQNLRPNPVLPYTCHGKVQAEEILLLTRAQSCIDTQPRLISSTS; encoded by the exons ATGGGGAAGATCTTGAAATCTAGG GCTTCTTGGCCGGGAACCGTCGTTAGGAAGTGGCTAAACTTACGTAGCAACGCTTACGAATTTCACTCCGATTACCCAGTCAAAG gGAAGATGGAGCCGTCTCAGCCGAGGAGGAAAAGCTGCTCCGACGGTGATTACTACAAGATCGTGCCTGAAAAGTTTCCAG GTTGTTTGGGCCAAGAAAATGAGGGTTTAAAACAACAACCAGGGTTGATTGAACATGTGACACGTGCTGATGAGAAACTTGACCTCAA AATGTTCGTGGGGACATGGAACGTGGGAGGGAAGTCGCCACATGATGGATTAGAGTTGAAAGATTGGCTTAAAAGTTCAACCGATGCAGATATATACGTGCTAGG GTTTCAAGAAATCGTGCCGCTAAATGCCGGTAACGTACTTGGAGCAGAGGATAACGGCCCAGCGACCAAGTGGCTGTCTCTGATTCGAGAAGCCTTGAACAACAACAACGAAGACTTATCACAAAATGATCTCGAAATTTCTAAGAATTACAGAACCTCCTTCGAACTTACAAAATCATCACAACCTTCCCGTCGCAGCATCTCCAATTTCCCCGATGAAAACCCAGTTGCATGTAATTCGACCCTTGATCGTGGTTACTCCCTTGCAGCCAGTAAACAGATGGTGGGGatctttttgtgtgtgtgggTAAGAGATGATCTCCAGAAACGTATTACAAACCTCAAGGTGTCAAGCGTTGGTCGTGGCATCATGGGATATCTTGGAAACAAG GGCTCGATATCGATTAGCATGTCGTTGCATGAGACGAGTCTATGCTTTGTTTGCACGCATCTTACGTCTGGAGAAAGCGAAGGCGACGAGGTCAAAAGAAATTTAGATGTGACCGAGATATTAAAGAGGACAAGATTTTCGCGTTCTTCTAAAGATTCTCATCAACCCGAAACAATAATGGACCATGA TAAAGTAATATGGCTTGGAGATTTGAATTATCGGTTAAGGGCCAGCAGCGACGTATATGACCACCTTAGGAATCGTGATTGGGAGGCACTTCTAGAGAAAGATCAG CTAAAGATAGAACAAAGAGCTGGCAGAGTTTTTCAGGGATGGGAAGAAGGAAAGATTTATTTCGCACCAacatataaatatcatataaactCAGATAATTATGTCGCCCAAACcgaaaaatcaaaagaaaagcgCAGAACACCAGCTTG GTGTGATCGAATATTGTGGAAAGGTGACGGGATCAAACAAATATGGTATACGAGGGGAGAGTCGAGATTCTCTGACCATAGACCAGTTCAATCTCTATTTTCGGTTCATATTGATTCAATTAAGAATCAATCCAACCGGAAAACTAAACCGATCAACCAAAACCTTCGTCCCAACCCGGTGTTGCCTTACACATGCCACGGGAAAGTCCAGGCTGAAGAGATCTTGTTGCTCACACGAGCACAAAGTTGTATAGACACACAACCTAGACTTATATCGTCGACTTCCTGA
- the LOC108850982 gene encoding type I inositol polyphosphate 5-phosphatase 8-like isoform X2, with protein sequence MFVGTWNVGGKSPHDGLELKDWLKSSTDADIYVLGFQEIVPLNAGNVLGAEDNGPATKWLSLIREALNNNNEDLSQNDLEISKNYRTSFELTKSSQPSRRSISNFPDENPVACNSTLDRGYSLAASKQMVGIFLCVWVRDDLQKRITNLKVSSVGRGIMGYLGNKGSISISMSLHETSLCFVCTHLTSGESEGDEVKRNLDVTEILKRTRFSRSSKDSHQPETIMDHDKVIWLGDLNYRLRASSDVYDHLRNRDWEALLEKDQLKIEQRAGRVFQGWEEGKIYFAPTYKYHINSDNYVAQTEKSKEKRRTPAWCDRILWKGDGIKQIWYTRGESRFSDHRPVQSLFSVHIDSIKNQSNRKTKPINQNLRPNPVLPYTCHGKVQAEEILLLTRAQSCIDTQPRLISSTS encoded by the exons ATGTTCGTGGGGACATGGAACGTGGGAGGGAAGTCGCCACATGATGGATTAGAGTTGAAAGATTGGCTTAAAAGTTCAACCGATGCAGATATATACGTGCTAGG GTTTCAAGAAATCGTGCCGCTAAATGCCGGTAACGTACTTGGAGCAGAGGATAACGGCCCAGCGACCAAGTGGCTGTCTCTGATTCGAGAAGCCTTGAACAACAACAACGAAGACTTATCACAAAATGATCTCGAAATTTCTAAGAATTACAGAACCTCCTTCGAACTTACAAAATCATCACAACCTTCCCGTCGCAGCATCTCCAATTTCCCCGATGAAAACCCAGTTGCATGTAATTCGACCCTTGATCGTGGTTACTCCCTTGCAGCCAGTAAACAGATGGTGGGGatctttttgtgtgtgtgggTAAGAGATGATCTCCAGAAACGTATTACAAACCTCAAGGTGTCAAGCGTTGGTCGTGGCATCATGGGATATCTTGGAAACAAG GGCTCGATATCGATTAGCATGTCGTTGCATGAGACGAGTCTATGCTTTGTTTGCACGCATCTTACGTCTGGAGAAAGCGAAGGCGACGAGGTCAAAAGAAATTTAGATGTGACCGAGATATTAAAGAGGACAAGATTTTCGCGTTCTTCTAAAGATTCTCATCAACCCGAAACAATAATGGACCATGA TAAAGTAATATGGCTTGGAGATTTGAATTATCGGTTAAGGGCCAGCAGCGACGTATATGACCACCTTAGGAATCGTGATTGGGAGGCACTTCTAGAGAAAGATCAG CTAAAGATAGAACAAAGAGCTGGCAGAGTTTTTCAGGGATGGGAAGAAGGAAAGATTTATTTCGCACCAacatataaatatcatataaactCAGATAATTATGTCGCCCAAACcgaaaaatcaaaagaaaagcgCAGAACACCAGCTTG GTGTGATCGAATATTGTGGAAAGGTGACGGGATCAAACAAATATGGTATACGAGGGGAGAGTCGAGATTCTCTGACCATAGACCAGTTCAATCTCTATTTTCGGTTCATATTGATTCAATTAAGAATCAATCCAACCGGAAAACTAAACCGATCAACCAAAACCTTCGTCCCAACCCGGTGTTGCCTTACACATGCCACGGGAAAGTCCAGGCTGAAGAGATCTTGTTGCTCACACGAGCACAAAGTTGTATAGACACACAACCTAGACTTATATCGTCGACTTCCTGA
- the LOC108853527 gene encoding WAT1-related protein At2g37460 produces the protein MEEVKKRDCMEKARPFISMVLLQVGLAGMDILSKAVLNKGMSNYVLVVYRHAVATVVMAPFALYFDKKARPKMTLMIFFKITLLGLLEPVIDQNLYYLGMKYTTATFATAMYNVLPAITFVLAYIFGLERVKLRCIRSAGKVIGTFATVGGAMIMTLVKGPVLDLFWTKGASAQNTDGTDIHSAIKGAVLVTIGCFSYACFMILQAVTLRTYPAELSLTAWICLMGTIEGTAVALVMEKGNPGAWAIGWDTKLLTSTYSGIVCSAIAYYVGGMVMKTRGPVFVTAFSPLCMIIVAIMSTVIFAEQMYLGRVLGAVVICAGLYLVIWGKGKDYEFSSTPQTTDESTQPKLELSRNRKDNINHEVITINNQGEQRRTLVETV, from the exons ATGGAGGAAGTAAAGAAGAGGGATTGTATGGAGAAGGCAAGGCCATTCATTTCAATGGTATTGTTGCAAGTAGGGCTAGCAGGAATGGACATTCTCTCAAAAGCTGTCTTAAACAAGGGCATGAGCAATTACGTCCTTGTTGTTTACCGTCATGCCGTTGCTACCGTAGTTATGGCCCCGTTTGCCTTATATTTCGACAA GAAGGCTAGACCTAAGATGACGTTAATGATATTCTTCAAGATCACACTTCTTGGTTTACTTGa GCCAGTGATCGATCAAAACTTATACTATTTGGGGATGAAATATACAACGGCTACATTTGCAACTGCCATGTACAATGTCCTACCTGCAATCACGTTCGTCCTTGCCTATATATTCGGGCTTGAGAGAGTGAAACTACGGTGCATCAGGAGCGCGGGTAAAGTGATTGGGACATTTGCTACAGTTGGAGGAGCCATGATCATGACTCTTGTAAAAGGTCCAGTTCTCGACCTCTTCTGGACCAAAGGAGCCTCCGCACAAAACACAGATGGGACTGATATTCACAGTGCTATCAAAGGCGCAGTTCTAGTCACAATTGGGTGTTTCAGCTATGCATGTTTCATGATTCTCCAG GCTGTTACGTTGAGGACTTATCCAGCTGAACTCTCACTCACAGCATGGATATGTTTGATGGGAACTATAGAAGGCACTGCCGTGGCACTAGTGATGGAGAAAGGTAACCCTGGCGCTTGGGCCATTGGTTGGGACACTAAACTTCTAACATCTACCTACAGT GGGATAGTGTGCTCGGCGATTGCTTACTATGTTGGAGGAATGGTGATGAAAACAAGAGGTCCTGTGTTTGTAACCGCTTTTAGTCCTCTTTGCATGATCATAGTAGCAATTATGTCGACTGTCATCTTTGCTGAACAGATGTACCTGGGAAG GGTTCTTGGTGCAGTGGTTATATGTGCAGGACTATACCTTGTGATATGGGGTAAAGGAAAAGATTACGAATTTTCTTCAACGCCTCAAACAACTGATGAATCAACACAACCAAAGTTGGAACTAAGCAGAAACAGGAAGGATAATATTAATCATGAAGTCATTACTATCAATAATCAAGGAGAACAAAGAAGAACGCTCGTAGAAACGGTCTAA